From the Clostridium cagae genome, the window CATTAAATAATTATGATGGAAAAGTAAGAAGAACACAGGAAATTATTTATGGTGAAAATACTATAGATGTCCCTGGTTCCTATATAGAAAATGCTTGGATGTATAAACACATAATTGCAACTTCTCAGGATGCATCTCATATTTTGATTTTAGTAGATCAATCTAGATGCACAGAAGTATATTCTCATGGCTTTGCGAAATCATTTAGATGTCCTGTAATTGGTGTAATAACAAAAAGCGACTTGATGCCTGAAAATGAAAAGTTATGTTTAAGTCAGCTAAAAATGATAGGAGTCTTAGAACCATATTTTCATGTTAGTTTTCCAAATGAAACGGGTATTGATGATTTAAAAAAATATTTATTTGAAAAAGGTAAAAGTAAAGGGGGGCAATGATGAAATTTATTACTGAAGAGTATTTGCGAGCCTTATATAAGAAAGAACCTTTTAGTGTTTACGAATTAAATCAAGAAGAGCGTCTTACGCCTGGAGCAAGACAATATCTGTCAGATAAAGGTATAAAGATGTGGGATGATGCTTCTTGCAAAAATAATAAAATTCCTATAGTAAAGCAATCAGAAGCATTGCCAAAGGAAAATAAAAATTTTAATAAGAAGATTTGCTTTAAACTAAAATCTATAGAGGCATTATTCCTTGTTACTAGTAGTGAAATTATAAAGGAAGATATTATTTTAGCACAAAGTATTATTAATTTAGAAAAAAGAATTTCAAACATTAGAAATTTTATAGAAGGAAAAAGTACAATTGAACAACCTTGCCATAAAGAATGTACTGGAATAAATTCAGAGAATTTTTGTGATGATATTGATGATTGTTGTGAAATAACAGAATTTCATATGCAACTTGAAAAAAGCAACGAAATTTTAAAGTTAAATGCACTACGTTGTGCTATTCGTGAAATAGAACCAATTGTGTTTGAAATATATGGAGACAATGATAACGTAGGAAATCAAATTATAAAAAATATTAACTCAATTATTAATTCATTATCTCAAATGATTTGTCTAACTATTGGAGGCGGAAAATGTCAGAGAAAAGCATAAATTTTGAATACTGTGATAATCTTGTTCATGATTTTGAAGAAGTTATAAACAAAACCATTATAAGTGAAACATCTACATATTACACAGGCGTTGATCTTGGAACTGCCTGCATAGTATTAGCAGTTTTAGATGAAAATTATAAACCAGTTGCAGGTGTATACAGATATGCCGATGTAGTCCGTGACGGTATGATTGTTGATTATATTGGAGCAGTAAGAATTGTTAGAGAACTGAAACAGGAACTTGAAGAAAAATTAAATGCAGAGTTACTTTATGCAGCAGCAGCAATTCCACCAGGAACAGATGCTTTGGATTCAGGGGCAATTAAGAATGTAGTACAAGCTGCTGGATTTGAATTAACAAGTCTATTAGATGAACCTACAGCTGCAAATGCAGTACTTAAAATAGAAAATGGTGCAGTTGTAGATATTGGTGGTGGAACAACAGGTATTTCTATTTTGAAAAATGGAAAAGTTGTATATGTTGCTGATGAACCTACAGGTGGAACTCATTTTTCATTGGTTATTTCAGGAGCATATGGTATGTCTTTTGGAGACGCTGATAAATACAAAAGAGACAGTGAAAAGCATAAAGAATTATTGCCTATATTAAAGCCTGTAGTTGAAAAAGTTGCTGCAATTATAAATAAGCATATAGATGGTCATGATGTTAAGGAAATATCTTTAGTAGGTGGTACATGTTGCTTAGAAGGTATAGAAAAAATTATAGAAAAACAAACAGGAATATATACTCATAAACCACATAATCCTATGTTCGTTACTCCATTAGGGATCGCTCTTAGCTGTACAAAAGAAATTATTGAATAAGGAGAGTGTTAAAAGGTGGATTTTAGAATTATAAAATCACCTTCTGAGAGTACAATAGATATTCTTAGACGGCGTATGGGGGCGAATTGCAAAACAGATTTAAATAATATTGATTCAGTAGGTCTTGTACAAGGTAGAATGATTGATATGATTTTTGCAGCTGATATTGCAGAAAAAGCTGTTGGAGTTACAGTTGAAGATATTAGAGGAAATTGTCCTCAACACATGATATTAATTGGAATTTTTGGAGATACAGCATCAGTTGAATCTGCAGTTAAAGAAATTAAACTTAAGATGGAAGAAGGCAAGAGTTTATGATAATAGCAAAATTAATTGATAATGTATGGGCAACAAGAAAGACAGAATTACTTAATGGTTTTAAGTTTATGTTAGCTGAAGAAATTGGCGGAAGCAGACAAGGTAGAAGGCTAGTAGTAGTAGATATTATTAGTGCAGGAATAGGTGATAGAGTCATTATTTGTACAGGAGCTTCAGCACGAAGAATGTTAGGAAGCGATGAAGTTCCAGTAGATGCGGTTGTTGTTGGAATAATTGATGAAGATTGCAATTTTGTATAGATTCAGGAGGTATTAATATGAGTCTTTTAGATATGGTAAAAGATGCTGGTGTTATAGGTGCTGGTGGAGCAGGATTTCCCACACATGTGAAACTTGCATCAAAAGCTGAATATATACTTCTTAATGGAGCTGAATGTGAACCACTTTTAAGAGTTGACCAACAGTTAATGGAATTATTTCCGGATGAAGTTATAAAAGGGTTTGAAACTGCAAGAAGTATAGTTAACGCTAATAAAGGTATTATAGGAATCAAGGGAAAGCATAAAGAAGTAATATCTATTTTAAGAAATAGAATTAATGAATTACATGTAGGAGATTTAATAGAAGTAAAAGAACTTCCAGATATTTATCCTGCAGGAGATGAACAAGTTCTTGTTTATGAATTAACAGGAAGAGTTGTACCGGAAGCTGGTATACCAATTCAAGTTGGATGTGTAGTAGTAAATAGTGAAACAGCATTAAACATTTATAATGCTTCTATAGGAAAATCAGTTACTGAAAAATACATTACCATTGCAGGGGATATACCAAATAGAAAAACTGTAAAAGTTCCAATTGGAATTCCTATTATAGATGTGTTAAAACTTAGTGGAATTGAAAATTTTGATAATTATTCAGTCATTGATGGTGGACCTATGATGGGCCCAGTTATGAAAAATCTAGATGGGTATGTTACAAAAAAAAATAAAGGATTTGTAATATTAAAAAATGATCATCCACTGATTCGTAAAAAATCTGTTACCATGGATCAAGCAAAAAAAATAAATAAATCTTCTTGTGAGCAATGTCGTATGTGTACAGATATGTGTCCACGTTTTCTACTTG encodes:
- the eutJ gene encoding ethanolamine utilization protein EutJ, which codes for MSEKSINFEYCDNLVHDFEEVINKTIISETSTYYTGVDLGTACIVLAVLDENYKPVAGVYRYADVVRDGMIVDYIGAVRIVRELKQELEEKLNAELLYAAAAIPPGTDALDSGAIKNVVQAAGFELTSLLDEPTAANAVLKIENGAVVDIGGGTTGISILKNGKVVYVADEPTGGTHFSLVISGAYGMSFGDADKYKRDSEKHKELLPILKPVVEKVAAIINKHIDGHDVKEISLVGGTCCLEGIEKIIEKQTGIYTHKPHNPMFVTPLGIALSCTKEIIE
- a CDS encoding BMC domain-containing protein; translation: MDFRIIKSPSESTIDILRRRMGANCKTDLNNIDSVGLVQGRMIDMIFAADIAEKAVGVTVEDIRGNCPQHMILIGIFGDTASVESAVKEIKLKMEEGKSL
- a CDS encoding 4Fe-4S dicluster domain-containing protein, yielding MSLLDMVKDAGVIGAGGAGFPTHVKLASKAEYILLNGAECEPLLRVDQQLMELFPDEVIKGFETARSIVNANKGIIGIKGKHKEVISILRNRINELHVGDLIEVKELPDIYPAGDEQVLVYELTGRVVPEAGIPIQVGCVVVNSETALNIYNASIGKSVTEKYITIAGDIPNRKTVKVPIGIPIIDVLKLSGIENFDNYSVIDGGPMMGPVMKNLDGYVTKKNKGFVILKNDHPLIRKKSVTMDQAKKINKSSCEQCRMCTDMCPRFLLGHNTQPHKMMRAMSYNLDNIEGQKIAQLCCQCNLCDLFSCPAGLYPKSSNLYFKQKLAEQNIRYKPVQDKFEARQAREYRLVPSKRLIARLGLRDFDKPAPMIDGLVDSEIVYIAMQQHVGAPSIACVHLGQHVENGEVIGKIPESSLGASIHASISGTVIKNEDGFVAIRRD
- a CDS encoding EutN/CcmL family microcompartment protein, yielding MIIAKLIDNVWATRKTELLNGFKFMLAEEIGGSRQGRRLVVVDIISAGIGDRVIICTGASARRMLGSDEVPVDAVVVGIIDEDCNFV
- a CDS encoding EutP/PduV family microcompartment system protein — encoded protein: MRKKRIMVIGPSCCGKTTLVNALNNYDGKVRRTQEIIYGENTIDVPGSYIENAWMYKHIIATSQDASHILILVDQSRCTEVYSHGFAKSFRCPVIGVITKSDLMPENEKLCLSQLKMIGVLEPYFHVSFPNETGIDDLKKYLFEKGKSKGGQ
- a CDS encoding ATP--cob(I)alamin adenosyltransferase → MMKFITEEYLRALYKKEPFSVYELNQEERLTPGARQYLSDKGIKMWDDASCKNNKIPIVKQSEALPKENKNFNKKICFKLKSIEALFLVTSSEIIKEDIILAQSIINLEKRISNIRNFIEGKSTIEQPCHKECTGINSENFCDDIDDCCEITEFHMQLEKSNEILKLNALRCAIREIEPIVFEIYGDNDNVGNQIIKNINSIINSLSQMICLTIGGGKCQRKA